The Sulfurimonas lithotrophica genome includes a region encoding these proteins:
- a CDS encoding YifB family Mg chelatase-like AAA ATPase has translation MKKISCATYEGLDAKVVIVESTLTKGLPSFSIVGMASSSINESKERVKSALLSNEFKFPPKRITLSLVPSDVKKDGSHFDLSIALMIALNEEDDEFSDWFVFGELGLDGSVRENGYLYPLLLSLANQGITKKAIVPYESLEKLSKIPNIEFYGVKTLSEAIDVLKSDEYMPSLSEFDFPYPSYTLDQKYYVYNKYDEDFSDVKGQDVAKRAALIAACGMHNILLEGSPGSGKSMIAQRLRYILPPLNKSEILDIAKLESLDDKEPSFKPLRNFCSPHHTSTSASIFGGGSYKSRIGEVGLANGGILFFDELPHFSKSVLEALREPMQDGKIKISRVNSKVIYPADFLFIGAMNPCPCGNLLDESKECRCNEMEIQRYKNRLSEPFLDRIDLNVVMSQINADDKASMSSRQMHQRVIDVHHIIKKRGQKNFNAKLSDQEVDRYCVLDVDAKDTLDMAINRFALSFRSIKKIQKVARTIADIDASEIINKKHILEALSYRKR, from the coding sequence ATGAAAAAAATATCCTGTGCTACATATGAAGGCTTAGATGCAAAAGTTGTGATTGTTGAATCCACACTGACTAAAGGTCTGCCGTCTTTTAGCATCGTAGGTATGGCATCATCGAGTATAAATGAGAGTAAAGAGCGTGTAAAGTCTGCTTTATTAAGTAACGAATTTAAATTCCCGCCTAAGAGGATAACTCTTTCTTTGGTACCCTCAGATGTTAAAAAGGACGGCTCGCATTTTGATTTAAGTATAGCATTAATGATAGCTTTAAATGAAGAAGATGATGAATTTTCAGATTGGTTTGTTTTTGGAGAACTGGGCTTAGACGGAAGCGTGAGAGAAAATGGCTATTTGTACCCTCTTCTTCTCTCTTTGGCTAATCAAGGTATTACAAAAAAAGCTATAGTTCCATATGAATCTCTTGAAAAACTATCAAAAATACCAAATATAGAATTCTATGGTGTTAAAACTCTCAGTGAAGCTATAGATGTGTTAAAGTCAGATGAATATATGCCAAGTTTGTCTGAATTTGATTTTCCATATCCAAGTTATACTTTAGATCAGAAATATTATGTATATAACAAATATGATGAAGATTTTTCAGATGTTAAAGGTCAAGACGTGGCAAAAAGGGCTGCACTTATTGCGGCTTGCGGGATGCATAATATTTTGCTTGAAGGAAGCCCCGGAAGCGGGAAAAGTATGATAGCCCAGAGATTAAGATATATATTGCCGCCCCTTAATAAAAGTGAGATATTAGATATTGCAAAATTAGAGAGTTTAGATGATAAAGAACCAAGCTTTAAACCGCTTCGTAATTTTTGCTCACCTCATCATACATCGACATCCGCATCTATCTTTGGAGGAGGCTCTTATAAATCTCGTATAGGGGAGGTTGGTTTGGCTAACGGAGGCATACTGTTTTTCGATGAATTGCCACACTTTTCAAAAAGTGTTTTGGAAGCTTTGCGTGAACCAATGCAAGATGGAAAAATAAAAATCTCTCGTGTTAATTCAAAAGTAATATATCCTGCAGATTTTTTGTTTATCGGAGCAATGAATCCGTGTCCTTGCGGAAATTTACTCGATGAGTCTAAAGAGTGCAGATGCAATGAGATGGAAATACAGCGTTATAAAAACAGATTGTCCGAGCCTTTTTTAGACAGGATAGATTTAAATGTAGTAATGTCTCAGATCAATGCAGATGACAAAGCAAGTATGAGTTCTCGTCAGATGCATCAGAGGGTTATAGATGTTCATCATATTATAAAAAAACGTGGGCAGAAAAACTTTAATGCCAAACTATCTGATCAAGAAGTAGATAGGTACTGTGTATTAGATGTAGATGCTAAAGATACTTTGGATATGGCTATAAACAGATTTGCACTCTCTTTTAGAAGTATAAAAAAAATACAAAAAGTTGCACGTACTATTGCCGATATCGATGCAAGTGAAATAATCAATAAAAAACATATATTGGAAGCTTTGAGTTATAGAAAAAGATAG
- a CDS encoding 2OG-Fe(II) oxygenase yields the protein MIQISESIFLDEYIYNLDIQNNYLPSPYKATPFLIIKDFLKANELPLFVNSVYKDDEAEIAKVKTELISGVVNPKVVKEYRDTNIYSLDEHLDSLYKSRFIEYQPIIEDYFNLAITISTEVQALEYKKGGFYIQHSDDANALLDKENNIVGYTTVAPERKLTTVLFATSYSETLKDKFTFNGGELIFNFLKDYDGNTITLKPKAGDMIVFPSNPYFSHEVKEVKEGYRLTLVQWHNAI from the coding sequence TTGATTCAAATAAGCGAATCCATCTTTTTAGATGAATATATATACAATCTCGATATACAAAACAACTATCTACCAAGTCCATATAAAGCAACTCCTTTTTTAATAATAAAAGATTTTTTAAAAGCTAATGAGCTTCCACTTTTTGTAAATTCTGTTTATAAAGATGACGAGGCAGAAATAGCAAAAGTGAAGACTGAACTTATATCGGGAGTCGTAAATCCTAAAGTCGTGAAAGAGTATAGAGATACAAATATATATTCATTAGATGAACATTTAGATTCATTATATAAATCTCGTTTTATAGAATATCAGCCTATAATTGAAGATTATTTTAATTTGGCTATAACTATTTCAACGGAAGTTCAGGCCCTCGAATATAAAAAAGGCGGTTTTTATATCCAACACTCGGATGATGCGAATGCACTTTTGGACAAAGAAAACAATATAGTCGGATATACTACGGTTGCACCGGAGAGAAAACTAACCACCGTATTATTTGCAACATCTTACTCCGAAACTCTAAAAGACAAATTTACATTCAACGGTGGGGAACTTATATTTAATTTTTTAAAAGACTATGATGGAAATACGATCACATTAAAACCAAAAGCCGGTGATATGATTGTTTTTCCAAGCAATCCATACTTTTCACATGAGGTTAAGGAAGTTAAAGAGGGATACAGATTAACTCTGGTTCAATGGCATAATGCCATCTAA
- the traF gene encoding conjugal transfer protein TraF: MKKIISLALLGATTSLFALYAEHASLYKDPRIMGMGGANVAVGGYSTSVFSNPAGLTNIKKEHGYVVDLLSLGASFSSDGMDFIDDVNDVETSDINPNATTDMINVLRKYSGENFHVRADNYTAISKNSDAFAWSVGILAATESNFMAHPNGGSQGLLSTSTRVYGGVVLGAAKPYDLSIGRLDVGMSVKYIKLESYEGSLSVNDLIGNEDVDDLIERKYKKENSGVGVDIGVTYRPFVDSFWNPSFGLSVLNIGSMDMDDYYGGQPMTVNIGAAVSPKIDIFDKLVIAVDYVDLLDENKLRLYDLSNDTVVTYKDYDESDFEKRLRLGVSLGLIDTTFLSTTLNVGLYQGAYTAGIDFHIAVVRLNFATYEEQVGTGDIDISDRRYMGQLAISW, translated from the coding sequence ATGAAAAAAATAATCTCTTTAGCACTTCTAGGTGCTACAACCTCTTTGTTTGCATTATATGCCGAACATGCAAGTTTATATAAAGATCCGCGTATAATGGGTATGGGTGGAGCAAATGTAGCGGTTGGCGGTTACTCGACTTCAGTTTTTTCAAATCCTGCAGGTTTGACAAATATAAAAAAAGAACACGGTTATGTAGTTGATTTGTTAAGTTTGGGAGCCTCTTTTAGTTCCGACGGGATGGATTTTATAGATGATGTAAACGATGTAGAAACAAGCGATATAAATCCAAATGCTACAACGGATATGATTAATGTATTAAGAAAATATTCGGGAGAGAATTTTCATGTACGTGCAGACAACTATACGGCTATATCTAAAAATTCCGATGCTTTTGCATGGAGTGTAGGTATTTTGGCCGCAACGGAATCTAACTTTATGGCTCATCCAAACGGTGGAAGTCAAGGGTTGCTATCAACAAGTACACGTGTTTACGGCGGTGTTGTTTTAGGTGCTGCTAAACCTTATGATTTAAGTATAGGTCGTTTGGATGTCGGTATGAGTGTAAAATATATTAAGTTAGAGTCATATGAAGGTTCTTTAAGCGTAAACGATTTAATAGGTAATGAAGATGTAGATGACTTAATCGAGAGAAAATATAAAAAAGAAAATTCCGGAGTCGGTGTTGATATAGGTGTGACTTACCGTCCATTTGTTGATAGTTTTTGGAATCCTAGTTTTGGTTTAAGTGTTTTAAATATAGGTTCAATGGATATGGATGATTATTATGGTGGTCAACCTATGACTGTAAATATCGGTGCAGCGGTATCTCCAAAAATAGATATTTTTGATAAATTAGTTATAGCCGTTGATTATGTTGATTTACTAGATGAAAATAAACTTCGTTTATATGATTTAAGTAATGATACGGTTGTTACATATAAAGATTACGATGAAAGTGATTTTGAAAAAAGACTACGTTTAGGCGTTAGTTTAGGACTTATAGATACAACGTTTTTATCTACAACGTTAAATGTCGGGTTATACCAAGGTGCATATACGGCAGGTATTGATTTTCATATAGCCGTAGTAAGACTTAACTTTGCTACATATGAGGAACAAGTCGGTACGGGAGATATTGATATATCTGATAGAAGATATATGGGACAATTGGCTATCTCTTGGTAA
- the def gene encoding peptide deformylase — translation MKLNIVTYPDKILRQKSNEVEKFDEELHELLDAMYPFMMQTNGIGLAAIQVAHPKRVLIINIPDEEDEQSDENLIEMINPVITEKNGITTYQEGCLSVPTFYEDIERFEEVRVNYQDRFGNTKTLEANGLLSIAIQHEMDHLEGILFIDKLSYSRRKKFEKEYKKYQKELKLKK, via the coding sequence ATGAAGTTGAATATAGTAACTTATCCAGATAAAATTTTACGCCAAAAATCCAATGAAGTTGAAAAGTTTGATGAAGAATTGCACGAGCTTCTGGATGCAATGTATCCGTTTATGATGCAAACCAACGGAATAGGATTAGCAGCTATTCAAGTTGCACATCCCAAAAGAGTACTTATTATAAATATACCCGATGAAGAAGATGAACAAAGTGATGAGAACTTAATAGAGATGATAAATCCTGTTATTACAGAAAAAAATGGTATTACTACATATCAAGAGGGTTGTTTGAGTGTACCAACTTTTTATGAAGATATAGAGAGGTTTGAAGAGGTTAGGGTAAACTACCAAGATAGATTCGGTAATACAAAAACACTTGAAGCAAACGGTCTTTTAAGTATTGCAATTCAGCATGAGATGGATCACCTAGAAGGGATTTTATTTATAGATAAATTATCATACTCACGTAGAAAGAAGTTTGAAAAAGAGTATAAAAAGTATCAAAAAGAACTAAAATTAAAAAAATAA
- a CDS encoding secondary thiamine-phosphate synthase enzyme YjbQ, translating to MSIFQKTIKLHPRPKGFHLITREIEDALLSFPDINHGILNIFLKHTSASLSINENADPTVRADMEEYFSDMIDDKPYYMHTYEGEDDMPAHIKSSILGNSLNIPITNAEMNLGAWQGIYLGEHRDNAQSRKLVLTMQY from the coding sequence ATGTCTATATTTCAAAAAACTATAAAATTGCATCCTAGACCAAAAGGTTTTCATCTTATAACGAGAGAGATTGAAGATGCTCTATTATCATTCCCAGATATAAATCATGGGATATTAAATATTTTTTTAAAACATACATCTGCATCACTTAGTATAAATGAAAATGCAGACCCGACTGTACGCGCTGATATGGAAGAGTACTTTAGTGATATGATTGACGATAAACCATACTATATGCATACATATGAGGGTGAAGACGATATGCCCGCACATATAAAAAGCTCTATTTTAGGAAATTCACTAAACATACCGATAACAAATGCAGAAATGAACTTGGGAGCTTGGCAAGGTATATATTTGGGAGAACATCGTGATAATGCACAAAGCCGCAAATTAGTTTTGACTATGCAGTACTAA
- a CDS encoding HAD family hydrolase: MKKYILFDNDGVLIETEMWYFEASKRALKEFFDLELTFHRYMDIMAKGKRAWVIAEEAGISEEKIVIAREQRDRYYQEYIKTKDITIDGVIETLKCLNRDYKMGIVTTSRRVDFELAHKGRGIVDYMEFVLCVEDYPNSKPHPDPYLKGLELFSASRDECIIIEDSKRGLSSAVNAGIECIIVHNEFTKTHDFSAATYRVKKITQLPELLNSIHCNK, from the coding sequence ATGAAAAAGTATATATTATTTGATAATGACGGAGTACTAATTGAAACTGAGATGTGGTACTTTGAAGCTAGTAAACGAGCTTTAAAAGAGTTCTTTGATTTAGAGCTTACATTTCATAGGTATATGGATATTATGGCTAAAGGTAAGAGGGCTTGGGTTATAGCTGAAGAAGCAGGTATAAGTGAAGAAAAAATAGTTATTGCCAGAGAACAAAGAGACAGATACTATCAAGAGTATATAAAAACAAAAGATATAACTATTGATGGTGTAATTGAAACTCTAAAGTGCTTGAATAGAGATTATAAAATGGGAATAGTCACTACTTCAAGAAGGGTTGATTTTGAACTTGCTCACAAGGGGCGAGGGATTGTTGATTATATGGAGTTTGTTTTATGTGTAGAGGATTATCCAAATTCAAAACCGCATCCGGACCCGTATCTTAAGGGCTTAGAACTCTTTAGTGCATCTAGGGATGAGTGTATAATTATCGAAGATTCAAAAAGAGGGTTAAGTTCTGCTGTAAATGCAGGAATAGAGTGCATAATAGTTCATAATGAGTTTACTAAAACACACGATTTCTCAGCTGCTACATATAGAGTAAAAAAGATTACTCAGTTACCTGAACTTTTAAACTCTATACATTGTAATAAGTAG
- the ccoG gene encoding cytochrome c oxidase accessory protein CcoG has product MENQNIEKASPWRIKRYYFYIFITIVALVLPWIKVNGNHFFLLSFDKLKLHLAFVQFDMQELYLMPFILMLLFLGIFGMTVMGGRVFCGWACPQTIFRVIYRDLIETKLLGLRKRIKNKQQEPDMSKPENKVKKVIAILIWTFLAFVAAADFMWYFVPPEDFIAYMANPSEHMVLVGGMLIIVVFLVYDIVRLKEDFCIYVCPYSRVQSVLYDDHTVMAIYDPHRGGDIYDQDHNRLPSSSQKEIQERQEYAECTACESCVTVCPTHIDIRKGLQLECINCLECVDACTTVMGKLGKESLVRWSSDYEVIDQKGKTKLFRTKIIAYIVLLIGVMIALGIMSTKKEHMLLNVNKENRLYSIKKIDDKYRVDNAYEFLLQNTKSEKMKFYFEIIPPKGMEGKIIIAKPSKPFTVVPGVKKKKIVVLRTTERLVDNDRADTVIPITIRAFALGHEDKIVVFRNSTFTYPRSDLLK; this is encoded by the coding sequence ATGGAAAATCAGAATATAGAAAAAGCTTCTCCTTGGAGGATTAAAAGATACTATTTTTATATATTTATAACAATAGTAGCTTTAGTTCTTCCATGGATAAAAGTTAATGGAAACCACTTTTTTCTACTTAGTTTCGATAAACTAAAATTACATCTTGCTTTTGTACAGTTTGATATGCAAGAACTTTATCTTATGCCGTTTATTTTAATGCTTTTATTCTTAGGAATATTCGGTATGACGGTTATGGGTGGACGTGTATTTTGTGGATGGGCATGTCCTCAGACAATCTTTCGTGTAATTTATCGTGATTTAATAGAAACAAAACTCCTCGGACTTCGTAAACGCATCAAAAACAAGCAACAAGAACCTGATATGTCAAAACCGGAAAACAAGGTTAAAAAAGTTATAGCTATACTTATTTGGACTTTTTTAGCATTTGTAGCTGCAGCCGATTTTATGTGGTATTTCGTTCCGCCGGAAGATTTTATAGCATATATGGCAAATCCTTCCGAACACATGGTACTTGTAGGCGGTATGCTTATAATTGTAGTGTTTTTAGTATATGACATTGTTAGACTTAAAGAGGATTTTTGTATATATGTGTGTCCATATAGCCGTGTTCAATCTGTTTTATATGACGATCATACGGTTATGGCAATATATGATCCGCATCGCGGAGGTGATATATACGACCAAGATCACAACAGACTTCCTTCTTCATCGCAAAAAGAGATTCAAGAGCGTCAAGAGTATGCTGAATGTACGGCATGTGAAAGCTGTGTTACCGTATGTCCTACGCATATAGATATCCGTAAGGGGCTTCAACTTGAATGTATAAACTGTTTGGAATGTGTAGATGCATGTACAACGGTTATGGGTAAACTCGGAAAAGAATCACTGGTAAGATGGTCAAGTGACTATGAAGTAATAGATCAAAAAGGAAAAACTAAACTTTTCCGCACAAAAATTATTGCATATATTGTTTTACTTATAGGTGTTATGATAGCGCTTGGTATTATGAGTACTAAAAAAGAACATATGCTTTTAAATGTAAATAAAGAAAACCGTCTTTATTCTATTAAAAAAATAGATGATAAATACAGAGTAGATAATGCGTATGAGTTTTTACTTCAAAATACAAAATCAGAGAAGATGAAATTTTATTTTGAAATTATACCTCCAAAAGGGATGGAAGGTAAAATTATTATCGCTAAACCAAGTAAGCCGTTTACGGTTGTACCAGGTGTTAAAAAGAAAAAAATCGTAGTACTTAGAACTACTGAAAGACTAGTAGATAACGATAGAGCAGATACGGTTATCCCTATAACAATCAGAGCATTTGCACTTGGACATGAGGATAAAATTGTCGTCTTTAGAAACTCTACATTTACTTACCCTAGAAGTGATTTGCTGAAATAA
- the metH gene encoding methionine synthase, with amino-acid sequence MDTKKYILQTIKKRPLIIDGAMGTQLQQREDKIPKEAWEGNEGCNELLNVTCPQIMQEIFHAYLTAGADLITTNTFGSFSWVLDEYGISERAYELTKAGAELVKAECKKFSTPEHPRFCLGSIGPGTKLPSLGHITYDEMFEGYTVFCEALIDGGVDIFLLETAQDPLQIKAALHACEAANKSRDKNIPIMVSTTIELSGTMLIGTDATTIATILEPFDILSLGFNCGTGPEQVLKHVKTLSELWHKPISVHANAGLPQNRGGYTYYPMGPDEFATQQEKFLDFNGVSFLGGCCGTTPQHIRALVDKVSAIKPKEPRGSHPTSVASLFHSTPLMQEPAPLLMGERSNATGSKAFRELLLDEDYEGTLSVAQQQVRAGAHVIDVNVGFAGRDETKDMNAVMSMYNQKISLPLMPDSTQVKGLETALKNIGGKPIINSVNLEDGEEKLDEICQLAKKFGTSLVCLTIDEIGMAKTVEHKLEVADRIIDLATNRHGLKKEDLIFDVLTFTLGSGDEEYLDAGINTIEAIRQLRLKHPEVGAVLGLSNISFGLDKDARPYLNSMFLHHCVEAGLTSVIINVKHIIPINKISQEDQDVCNNLIFNKTENALFEFIEHFSSKEAVDTETKDEEYLAMSDEEKIAKLLMDGDKERMIPLVEEVRHTISPEKIVNEILIDAMKVIGELFGSGQMQLPFVLQSAETMKATVDYLNPHLPKVEKAVDTTLALGTVKGDVHDVGKNLVDIILTNNGFKVNNLGIKVELDDFIQAAKDGHISAFGMSGLLVKSTQVMKENLEALKAQGIDIPILLGGAALTRSFIDEFCRPFYDGPIFYCKDAFDGVTAMSRIEAGNFDTDLHGKDSEDKTVKEKKEIVIPPFKELKMPSRDVKVPTPPFWGRREIRLTDAQIEMAFEWINHKLLFKSRWGYSSKGMSKEDYEKQLDEVVWPAYEKLKKQFLEERLFEPTILYGYWPCRSDDNTLLIFDESEGYNSESEVNTEHLEHVMGRAIKEFTFPRQSKQPHRALSDFFHSDRHDVIALTCVSAGAKLSEIEKGIYEEGKYTEYYQFHGLGVELAEALAEIAHKQIRLDLGISEGEGSTLADVQMNKYQGSRYSFGYAACPDLELNRPLFDLLKPEEFGIELSETFQIHPEQSTSALVVYHPNATYYNV; translated from the coding sequence ATAGATACAAAAAAATATATTTTACAAACGATAAAAAAACGTCCTCTTATTATTGACGGTGCTATGGGTACTCAGCTTCAACAGCGTGAAGATAAAATCCCTAAAGAGGCATGGGAAGGAAATGAAGGGTGTAACGAGCTATTAAATGTTACATGCCCCCAAATTATGCAAGAGATTTTTCATGCATACCTAACGGCGGGTGCTGATTTAATAACTACAAATACATTCGGTTCATTTTCTTGGGTGTTAGATGAGTACGGCATTAGTGAGCGTGCATATGAGTTGACCAAAGCCGGAGCGGAACTAGTTAAAGCTGAATGTAAAAAATTTAGCACACCTGAACATCCACGCTTTTGTTTAGGCTCTATAGGTCCGGGAACTAAACTGCCATCGCTCGGTCACATAACATATGATGAGATGTTTGAGGGTTATACGGTTTTTTGTGAAGCACTTATTGACGGTGGGGTTGATATTTTCTTACTCGAAACTGCACAAGACCCGCTTCAGATAAAAGCGGCACTTCATGCTTGCGAGGCTGCAAACAAAAGCAGAGATAAAAATATTCCAATTATGGTTAGTACGACAATTGAGCTTAGCGGTACGATGCTTATAGGTACGGATGCAACTACCATTGCGACTATACTAGAGCCGTTTGATATTTTAAGTCTCGGGTTTAACTGTGGGACTGGACCGGAACAGGTTTTAAAACACGTAAAAACTCTAAGCGAGCTTTGGCATAAACCGATATCTGTACATGCAAATGCCGGACTTCCTCAAAATCGCGGAGGTTATACTTACTACCCAATGGGTCCTGATGAATTTGCGACTCAACAAGAGAAATTTTTGGACTTTAACGGAGTTAGTTTTTTAGGCGGATGCTGTGGTACTACACCTCAACACATACGTGCGCTTGTTGATAAAGTATCAGCTATAAAACCAAAGGAGCCAAGAGGAAGTCATCCTACGTCTGTAGCTTCACTTTTCCATTCAACTCCGCTAATGCAAGAACCTGCACCGCTTCTTATGGGTGAGCGTTCAAACGCAACAGGTTCAAAAGCCTTTCGTGAACTTCTTTTAGATGAAGATTATGAAGGCACTTTAAGTGTAGCTCAACAGCAGGTTCGTGCAGGTGCACATGTTATAGACGTAAACGTAGGCTTTGCAGGACGTGACGAGACTAAAGATATGAATGCGGTTATGAGTATGTATAACCAAAAAATCTCACTTCCTCTTATGCCGGACTCTACTCAGGTAAAAGGTCTTGAGACTGCTCTAAAAAATATCGGCGGTAAACCTATTATAAACTCGGTTAATCTTGAAGACGGAGAAGAGAAGTTAGATGAGATTTGTCAGCTAGCTAAAAAATTCGGTACCAGTTTAGTATGTCTGACTATAGATGAAATCGGTATGGCAAAAACAGTTGAGCATAAACTAGAAGTTGCCGATAGAATAATAGATTTAGCAACAAATAGACATGGGCTTAAAAAAGAAGACCTAATCTTTGATGTACTTACTTTTACTCTTGGAAGCGGTGATGAAGAGTATCTGGATGCGGGTATAAATACCATTGAAGCAATAAGACAGCTACGTCTTAAGCATCCCGAAGTCGGAGCTGTTTTAGGACTCTCGAACATCTCTTTCGGACTTGATAAAGATGCAAGACCTTATCTTAACTCTATGTTTTTACACCACTGTGTCGAAGCGGGCCTCACAAGTGTTATTATAAATGTTAAACATATTATCCCTATAAATAAAATTTCTCAGGAAGATCAAGACGTATGTAATAACCTTATCTTCAATAAAACAGAAAATGCTCTTTTTGAGTTTATAGAACACTTTTCATCTAAAGAAGCCGTAGATACAGAGACCAAAGATGAAGAGTATCTTGCTATGAGTGATGAAGAAAAAATCGCCAAACTTTTGATGGACGGTGATAAAGAGAGAATGATTCCTCTCGTTGAAGAGGTACGTCATACCATTTCACCTGAAAAAATCGTAAATGAAATTCTAATAGATGCTATGAAGGTCATCGGGGAACTGTTTGGTTCAGGTCAGATGCAGCTGCCATTCGTACTTCAATCTGCAGAGACTATGAAAGCTACGGTTGATTATTTAAACCCGCATCTGCCAAAAGTTGAAAAAGCTGTAGATACCACTTTGGCACTCGGAACTGTAAAGGGTGATGTTCATGATGTTGGAAAAAATCTTGTAGATATCATACTTACAAATAACGGCTTTAAAGTGAATAACCTAGGAATTAAGGTAGAGCTTGATGATTTTATTCAAGCAGCCAAAGATGGTCATATATCTGCTTTTGGTATGAGCGGATTACTTGTTAAATCGACTCAGGTTATGAAAGAAAATCTTGAAGCTCTAAAAGCACAAGGGATTGATATACCGATTCTTTTAGGCGGAGCCGCTTTAACTAGAAGTTTTATAGATGAATTTTGCCGTCCTTTTTATGACGGTCCGATATTTTACTGTAAAGATGCGTTTGACGGTGTAACTGCCATGAGCAGAATCGAAGCTGGAAATTTTGACACCGACCTTCACGGTAAGGATAGTGAAGATAAAACAGTAAAAGAGAAAAAAGAGATTGTAATTCCGCCGTTTAAAGAGTTGAAAATGCCTTCGCGTGATGTTAAAGTTCCGACACCTCCTTTTTGGGGAAGACGTGAAATAAGACTTACGGATGCTCAGATTGAGATGGCTTTTGAGTGGATTAACCATAAGCTACTTTTTAAATCTCGCTGGGGTTACAGTTCTAAAGGAATGAGTAAAGAGGATTATGAGAAACAACTCGATGAAGTAGTTTGGCCTGCATACGAAAAGCTAAAAAAACAGTTTTTAGAAGAACGTCTATTTGAGCCTACCATACTTTACGGTTACTGGCCTTGCAGAAGCGATGACAACACACTTTTAATCTTTGATGAGAGCGAAGGTTATAACTCCGAGAGCGAAGTAAACACTGAGCATCTTGAACATGTAATGGGAAGGGCTATAAAAGAGTTTACATTTCCACGTCAAAGCAAACAGCCTCACCGCGCTTTAAGTGACTTTTTTCACTCAGACAGACACGACGTTATAGCTCTTACTTGTGTAAGTGCAGGTGCAAAACTCAGTGAGATAGAAAAAGGCATTTATGAAGAGGGTAAATATACCGAGTACTATCAGTTTCACGGTTTGGGAGTTGAGCTTGCAGAAGCACTTGCTGAAATAGCACACAAACAAATTAGACTTGATCTTGGAATCTCAGAAGGCGAAGGTTCAACTTTAGCAGATGTTCAGATGAATAAATATCAAGGTAGCCGTTACAGCTTCGGTTATGCGGCTTGTCCGGATTTGGAGCTTAACCGTCCTCTGTTTGACTTGTTAAAACCAGAAGAGTTTGGAATAGAACTTAGTGAGACTTTTCAGATTCATCCTGAGCAGTCAACTTCTGCATTGGTGGTTTACCACCCTAATGCTACTTATTACAATGTATAG